A genomic stretch from Solanum stenotomum isolate F172 chromosome 8, ASM1918654v1, whole genome shotgun sequence includes:
- the LOC125874928 gene encoding protein ROOT PRIMORDIUM DEFECTIVE 1 — MHIFLSISSKLLQSKSTSFKSLTWIPTIFLLSPKQMSQSTSIPRNQQRIRDHGYDDYMEVEKKIRKVMKFQELLLTQPNSMIAISRLDMLARRFGFKQYEAGKFILKFPHVFEVFEHPVQRILYCRLTRKSLLQIEQEKLALLAQLPQAVTRLRKLLLLSNTGRLRLEHVRIARKDFGLPDDFEFSVVLKYPKYFRLFDAKETRNKYIEVVERDPRLTVCAVENVREREYREKGGEEENVRFSFRVNFPPGFKIGKYYKIAVWKWQRLPYWLPYEDISGYDLRSLEAQKRMEKRAVATIHELLSLTVEKKITLERIAHFRLAMDLPKKLKDFLLQHQGIFYISTRGNQGKLHTVFLREAYRKGELIEPNELYLARRRLAELVLLSPRKVIVDRRLINYGKQGGEDEIADYVENGGDHSAARETVREDLGEESLDSDDDCSIDSDGDCSIDTDGDCSIDTEYTHKEANNDDVTDDAEDTRVTDV, encoded by the exons ATGCACATTTTCCTTTCgatttcatcaaaattattaCAGTCAAAATCCACATCCTTCAAGTCCCTCACATGGATTCCTACAATTTTCTTACTATCCCCAAAGCAAATGTCACAGTCAACTTCCATACCCAGAAACCAACAGCGTATTCGCGACCACGGCTACGATGATTACATGGAAGTGGAGAAGAAAATCCGTAAAGTAATGAAATTCCAAGAACTGCTTCTTACTCAACCAAATTCAATGATCGCCATTTCTCGCCTTGATATGCTTGCTCGCCGTTTTGGGTTCAAACAATATGAAGCAGGGAAGTTTATTCTCAAATTCCCTCATGTTTTCGAGGTATTCGAACACCCAGTTCAGAGAATATTATATTGCAGGCTTACTCGTAAATCACTGCTTCAAATTGAGCAAGAAAAACTTGCCCTTTTAGCTCAATTGCCTCAAGCTGTAACCCGTTTACGAAAGCTTCTGTTGCTTTCGAATACGGGGAGATTAAGGTTAGAACATGTTAGGATTGCAAGGAAAGATTTTGGTTTACCTGATGATTTTGAGTTTTCTGTGGTTTTGAAGTATCCCAAGTATTTTAGATTGTTTGATGCTAAAGAGACTAGGAATAAGTATATTGAGGTTGTTGAAAGAGACCCGCGATTAACTGTTTGTGCTGTGGAGAATGTTAGGGAGAGAGAGTATAGAGAAAAGGGTGGCGAAGAAGAGAATGTGCGGTTTTCGTTTAGAGTAAATTTCCCCCCTGGTTTCAAGATTGGGAAGTATTATAAGATTGCTGTTTGGAAGTGGCAAAGGTTGCCTTATTGGTTGCCGTATGAGGATATCTCTGGTTATGATTTAAGGTCACTCGAGGCACAGAAGAGAATGGAAAAGAGAGCAGTTGCGACTATTCATGAATTGTTGTCGTTGACAGTTGAAAAGAAGATTACTTTGGAGAGAATTGCGCATTTTAGGTTGGCTATGGATTTGCCAAAGAAGCTGAAAGACTTTCTTCTTCAGCATCAGGGGATATTTTATATTTCGACGAGGGGAAATCAAGGGAAATTGCATACGGTGTTTCTTAGGGAGGCTTATAGGAAGGGAGAGTTGATTGAGCCTAATGAGTTATATTTAGCTAGGAGAAGGCTGGCTGAATTGGTTTTGCTGAGTCCAAGGAAAGTCATTGTGGATAGAAGATTGATTAATTATGGAAAACAGGGAGGCGAGGATGAAATAGCTGACTACGTTGAGAATGGAGGAGATCATTCAGCCGCCCGAGAGACGGTTAGAGAAGATTTGGGAGAAGAAAGCCTGGACTCTGATGATGATTGCAGTATTGACTCTGATGGTGATTGCAGTATTGACACTGATGGTGATTGCAGTATTGACACTGAGTACACACACAAGGAAGCCAATAATGATGATGTTACTGATGATGCAGAGGACACTCGTGTCACTGA TGTATAG
- the LOC125874943 gene encoding B-box zinc finger protein 32 has protein sequence MEVMSSKLCELCNDQAALFCPSDSAFLCFHCDTKVHQANFLVSRHLRLTLCSHCNSLTKNRFSPCSPRRPALCPSCSRNSSADSDLGSLSSSSSSTCVSSTQSSAVTQKINISSSNRKQFSEYSTNDSIGEVNSGSSNLVRSRSTKLRDPRAATCVFMHWCTKLGMNGEERVVQTACSVLAICFSRFRGLPLRVALAACFWFGLKNIEEKSKSTWQSLKKLEEISGVPAKIILATELKLRKIVKTNNRRRQGMEESWAESST, from the coding sequence ATGGAAGTTATGTCCTCGAAACTCTGTGAGCTTTGCAATGATCAAGCTGCTCTGTTTTGTCCATCTGATTCAGCTTTTCTCTGTTTTCACTGTGATACTAAAGTACATCAGGCTAATTTCCTTGTTTCTCGCCACCTTCGTCTTACTCTTTGCTCTCACTGTAACTCCCTTACGAAAAATCGTTTTTCCCCTTGTTCACCGCGGCGTCCCGCTCTTTGTCCTTCCTGTTCTCGGAATTCGTCTGCTGATTCCGATCTCGGTTCCCTTTCATCGTCTTCGTCGTCGACTTGTGTTTCCAGCACGCAGTCCAGTGCTGTTACTCAAAAGATTAACATAAGCTCTTCCAATCGAAAGCAATTTTCGGAATACTCTACAAACGATTCTATTGGTGAAGTCAATTCTGGTAGCTCTAATTTAGTGCGATCCAGAAGTACGAAATTGCGAGATCCGAGGGCGGCGACTTGTGTGTTCATGCATTGGTGCACTAAGCTCGGAATGAACGGTGAGGAACGTGTGGTGCAAACGGCTTGTAGTGTGTTGGCTATTTGTTTCAGTCGGTTTAGGGGTCTGCCTCTGCGGGTAGCCCTGGCGGCGTGTTTTTGGTTcggtttgaaaaatattgaagaaaaatcAAAGTCCACGTGGCaatctttgaagaaattggAGGAGATCTCGGGAGTGCCGGCGAAGATAATATTAGCCACAGAATTAAAGCTTCGAAAAATAGTGAAAACCAACAACCGACGACGTCAAGGAATGGAAGAAAGCTGGGCTGAATCCTCGAcctga